Proteins from a single region of Streptomyces spectabilis:
- a CDS encoding VOC family protein — protein MSTHPEGSPCWADAMFPDIGAAKDFYGELFGWTFAEGSAEFGGYTQAYKDGKAVAALMPQMPDAAGQPPAWNLYFETPDIAATAGRIRDNGGTLLMEPMPVGDFGTMTTAQDPSGVYFSAWQPDSHRGFELMGAPGAFCWAEVTTREAEKADAFFTAVFPFEVKRMEDEHVDFHVWELDGRPVVGRMKMPPESPAEVPPHVNVYFGVDDCDAAVELVKRSGGQLHFGPMSSPFGRFATVADPQGAAFSVIDLATTEGEMPKLT, from the coding sequence ATGTCCACGCATCCTGAGGGCTCACCCTGCTGGGCGGACGCCATGTTCCCCGACATCGGGGCGGCCAAGGACTTCTACGGCGAGCTGTTCGGCTGGACCTTCGCGGAGGGCTCGGCCGAGTTCGGCGGCTACACGCAGGCGTACAAGGACGGCAAGGCCGTCGCGGCCCTGATGCCGCAGATGCCGGACGCGGCCGGGCAGCCGCCCGCCTGGAACCTGTACTTCGAGACGCCGGACATCGCCGCGACCGCGGGCCGGATCCGCGACAACGGCGGCACGCTCCTCATGGAGCCGATGCCCGTCGGCGACTTCGGCACCATGACCACGGCGCAGGATCCGAGCGGCGTGTACTTCAGCGCGTGGCAGCCGGACAGCCACCGGGGCTTCGAGCTCATGGGCGCCCCGGGAGCGTTCTGCTGGGCGGAGGTCACCACGCGGGAGGCGGAGAAGGCGGACGCCTTCTTCACCGCCGTGTTCCCCTTCGAGGTCAAGCGCATGGAGGACGAGCACGTCGACTTCCACGTGTGGGAGCTGGACGGCCGGCCGGTCGTGGGGCGCATGAAGATGCCCCCGGAGTCGCCGGCCGAGGTGCCGCCGCACGTGAACGTGTACTTCGGCGTCGACGACTGCGACGCCGCCGTGGAGCTGGTGAAGCGGAGCGGCGGACAGCTGCACTTCGGTCCGATGTCCTCGCCGTTCGGCCGTTTCGCGACGGTGGCCGATCCGCAGGGCGCCGCGTTCTCCGTGATCGACCTGGCGACGACCGAGGGCGAGATGCCGAAGCTGACGTGA
- a CDS encoding LmbU family transcriptional regulator, which produces MMTNQVSDLEGSKVVLFRRNANSVPRQRRVDERRGQVLTTKVGLQMPAGLTFEDWERAGRQLSGIVNSSSWWLGDWLVYGKDHYTDRYQRGIRAAGLQYQTLRNYAWVSRRFDFSRRRAALSFQHHAELASLPVDEQELWLDRAEQLQWTTKQLRSAIRMAREDEVRDGTPTPETMRRLAVPGSRLQWWHKAAEQSGIDFEQWVLATLDNAAERALEEEEQEKAGISA; this is translated from the coding sequence ATGATGACGAACCAGGTCAGCGACCTCGAGGGCTCGAAGGTTGTGCTGTTCCGTAGAAACGCGAATTCCGTCCCGCGGCAGCGCCGAGTGGACGAGCGTCGTGGCCAGGTACTGACGACGAAGGTGGGCCTGCAGATGCCTGCCGGGCTGACCTTCGAGGACTGGGAGCGGGCCGGACGCCAGCTTTCCGGAATTGTGAACTCCTCTTCCTGGTGGCTGGGAGACTGGCTGGTATACGGCAAGGACCACTACACCGACCGCTATCAGCGTGGAATTCGCGCGGCGGGCCTGCAGTACCAGACGCTGCGCAACTACGCATGGGTTTCGCGGCGTTTCGACTTCAGCCGTCGGCGCGCGGCGCTGAGTTTCCAGCACCATGCCGAACTGGCCTCGCTGCCGGTCGACGAGCAGGAGCTGTGGCTCGACCGCGCGGAGCAGTTGCAGTGGACCACCAAGCAGCTGCGCAGTGCGATCCGCATGGCGCGCGAGGACGAGGTCAGGGACGGCACGCCGACCCCTGAGACGATGCGGCGCCTCGCGGTGCCCGGCAGCCGGCTCCAGTGGTGGCACAAGGCCGCCGAGCAGTCGGGCATCGACTTCGAGCAGTGGGTGCTCGCGACGCTCGACAACGCCGCCGAGCGCGCCCTGGAGGAAGAGGAGCAGGAGAAGGCCGGCATCAGTGCCTGA
- a CDS encoding glycine C-acetyltransferase: MFDSVRDDLAATLDEIRAAGLHKPERVIGTPQSATVAVTAGGRPGEVLNFCANNYLGLADHPEVIAAAHEALDRWGYGMASVRFICGTQEVHKELEARLSAFLGQEDTILYSSCFDANGGVFETLLGPEDAVISDALNHASIIDGIRLSKARRFRYANRDMADLEKQLKEAAEGGARRKLIVTDGVFSMDGYVAPLADICDLAERYDAMVMVDDSHAVGFVGPGGRGTPELHGVMDRVDIITGTLGKALGGASGGYVAARAEIVALLRQRSRPYLFSNTLAPVIAAASLKVLDLLEAAGDLRDRLAANTQLFRSRMTAEGFDVLPGDHAIAPVMIGDAAKAGRMAELLLERGVYVIGFSYPVVPQGQARIRVQLSAAHSTADVDRAVDAFVAARAELDSAGV; this comes from the coding sequence ATGTTCGACTCCGTACGCGACGACCTCGCCGCCACCCTCGACGAGATCCGCGCCGCAGGCCTGCACAAGCCCGAGCGGGTCATCGGCACCCCGCAGTCGGCCACCGTCGCCGTCACCGCGGGGGGCCGCCCCGGCGAGGTGCTGAACTTCTGTGCGAATAACTACCTCGGCCTCGCCGACCACCCCGAGGTCATCGCCGCCGCCCACGAGGCGCTCGACCGCTGGGGCTACGGCATGGCCTCCGTGCGCTTCATCTGCGGCACCCAGGAGGTCCACAAGGAGCTTGAGGCGCGCCTGTCGGCGTTCCTCGGCCAGGAGGACACGATCCTCTACTCCTCCTGCTTCGACGCCAACGGCGGCGTCTTCGAGACGCTCCTCGGGCCTGAGGACGCGGTGATCTCCGACGCCCTCAACCACGCCTCGATCATCGACGGCATCCGGCTCTCCAAGGCCCGCCGCTTCCGCTACGCCAACCGCGACATGGCCGACCTGGAGAAGCAGCTCAAGGAGGCCGCGGAGGGCGGCGCCCGGCGCAAGCTGATCGTCACCGACGGCGTCTTCTCCATGGACGGCTACGTCGCCCCGCTGGCGGACATCTGCGACCTCGCCGAGCGCTACGACGCCATGGTCATGGTCGACGACTCGCACGCCGTCGGCTTCGTCGGCCCCGGCGGCCGGGGCACCCCCGAACTGCACGGCGTCATGGACCGCGTCGACATCATCACGGGCACCCTCGGCAAGGCGCTCGGCGGCGCCTCCGGCGGCTACGTCGCCGCCCGTGCCGAGATCGTCGCGCTGCTGCGCCAGCGCTCGCGCCCCTACCTGTTCTCCAACACCCTCGCCCCGGTGATCGCCGCCGCTTCGCTGAAGGTCCTCGACCTCCTTGAGGCGGCCGGTGACCTGCGGGACCGCCTCGCCGCGAACACGCAGCTGTTCCGCTCCCGGATGACCGCCGAGGGCTTCGACGTGCTGCCCGGCGACCACGCCATCGCGCCCGTCATGATCGGGGACGCGGCGAAGGCCGGACGCATGGCCGAGCTGCTCCTGGAGCGCGGCGTGTACGTCATCGGCTTCTCCTACCCGGTGGTGCCGCAGGGGCAGGCCCGCATCCGGGTGCAGCTGTCCGCGGCGCACTCCACGGCTGACGTGGACCGGGCCGTCGACGCGTTCGTCGCCGCGCGCGCCGAACTGGACTCGGCCGGGGTCTAG
- a CDS encoding Gfo/Idh/MocA family protein produces the protein MTDLRLGVLGYGLRGSLARTAHRPGAGARVTALADPDEAARTRAAQDLPGVRTAPDPREVIEAPDVDAVLVLTPDHTHEPLARAVLRAGKPVFVEKPLDVSVEASDAILRTAYETGTRLYVGHNMRHMPVVRLMRDIVARGEIGAVKTVWVRHFVGYGGDWYFKDWHAERQYTTGLLLQKAAHDLDVVHWIAGGYTRRVQALGDLMVYGDIPHRRAPGEPRPDGGPVEDGPWPPRAQRDLNPVIDVEDVSLVNLRLDNGVLAAYQQCHFTPDYWRNYTVIGDAGRLENFGDGPGGVVRVWNGGRSLHRGEGDAEYAIGGSPDAYGHGGADPLIIDEFLRFARDGGRTDTSPVAARMAVAAGAGATRSLRDGGGPQEVPPLDEELVAYFERGQAR, from the coding sequence ATGACGGACCTCCGCCTCGGCGTCCTCGGCTACGGACTGCGCGGCTCGCTCGCCCGCACCGCCCACCGCCCCGGCGCGGGCGCCCGCGTCACCGCGCTCGCCGACCCCGACGAGGCCGCGCGCACCCGCGCGGCCCAGGACCTCCCCGGTGTCCGCACGGCCCCGGACCCGCGCGAGGTCATCGAGGCCCCGGACGTGGACGCCGTCCTCGTCCTCACGCCCGACCACACCCACGAGCCCCTCGCCCGCGCGGTGCTGCGCGCGGGCAAGCCGGTCTTCGTCGAGAAGCCCCTGGACGTGAGCGTCGAGGCGAGCGACGCGATCCTGCGGACCGCGTACGAGACCGGCACGCGCCTGTACGTGGGGCACAACATGCGCCACATGCCGGTCGTGCGCCTGATGCGGGACATCGTCGCGCGCGGCGAGATCGGGGCCGTCAAGACCGTCTGGGTGCGCCACTTCGTGGGCTACGGAGGCGACTGGTACTTCAAGGACTGGCACGCCGAACGGCAGTACACCACGGGCCTGTTGCTCCAGAAGGCCGCCCACGACCTCGACGTCGTGCACTGGATCGCGGGCGGCTACACCCGCCGCGTACAGGCGCTCGGCGACCTCATGGTCTACGGCGACATCCCGCACCGCCGCGCGCCGGGCGAGCCCCGGCCCGACGGCGGCCCCGTCGAGGACGGCCCCTGGCCGCCGCGCGCCCAGCGGGACCTGAACCCCGTGATCGACGTGGAGGACGTGTCCCTGGTCAACCTCCGCCTGGACAACGGCGTGCTCGCCGCCTACCAGCAGTGCCACTTCACCCCCGACTACTGGCGCAACTACACCGTCATCGGCGACGCCGGGCGCCTGGAGAACTTCGGCGACGGCCCCGGCGGCGTGGTCAGGGTCTGGAACGGCGGGCGTTCGCTCCACCGCGGCGAGGGCGACGCCGAGTACGCGATCGGGGGCTCCCCGGACGCGTACGGACACGGCGGCGCCGACCCGCTGATCATCGACGAGTTCCTGCGCTTCGCCCGTGACGGCGGGCGCACCGACACCTCGCCGGTGGCCGCGCGCATGGCCGTCGCCGCGGGCGCCGGGGCGACGCGGTCGCTGCGGGACGGCGGCGGCCCGCAGGAGGTGCCGCCGCTCGACGAGGAGCTGGTCGCGTACTTCGAACGGGGGCAGGCGCGCTGA
- a CDS encoding alpha/beta fold hydrolase, with amino-acid sequence MPDREHARVTPVTHTAGLLTAPDGVPVATYTWQPRDGRPRAFVQIAHGAAEHALRYDRFARHLTAHGYGVVASDHRGHGATAQATGGYGVADAGPDDGPDAWRAIVGDLKAVGDQVRALYPGAPVVLLGHSLGAMLARDYAQEHADGLAGLILSGTFRSLPGAETESALARLRAEVAAGGRAARSSFVPELFAAFNGAHPHRTGFEWLSRDVAEVDAYVADERCGFPFSAGLSLDWVRAVRKINDPRRLARVPADLPVHIAVGTEDPCNQGMTLVYELLEDLRYAGVRDLGWKGYEGARHEILNETNRDEVHRDLTEWLDARVG; translated from the coding sequence ATGCCCGACCGCGAGCACGCGCGCGTGACACCCGTGACCCACACCGCGGGGCTGCTGACCGCGCCGGACGGCGTACCCGTCGCCACGTACACCTGGCAGCCCCGCGACGGCAGGCCCCGCGCCTTCGTCCAGATCGCCCACGGAGCCGCCGAACACGCCCTGCGCTACGACCGCTTCGCCCGCCACCTCACCGCGCACGGCTACGGCGTGGTGGCCTCCGACCACCGGGGGCACGGCGCGACCGCCCAGGCCACCGGGGGCTACGGGGTCGCGGACGCCGGGCCGGACGACGGGCCCGACGCGTGGCGGGCGATCGTGGGCGACCTCAAGGCCGTCGGCGACCAGGTCCGGGCCCTGTACCCCGGCGCCCCGGTGGTGCTGCTCGGGCACAGCCTCGGCGCGATGCTCGCCCGGGACTACGCCCAGGAGCACGCGGACGGGCTCGCGGGCCTCATCCTCTCCGGCACGTTCCGCTCGCTGCCCGGCGCGGAGACCGAGTCGGCGCTCGCGCGGCTGCGGGCCGAGGTCGCCGCCGGCGGGCGCGCGGCCCGCTCCTCCTTCGTCCCCGAGCTGTTCGCCGCGTTCAACGGCGCGCACCCGCACCGCACCGGCTTCGAGTGGCTCTCGCGGGACGTGGCCGAGGTCGACGCGTACGTGGCCGACGAGCGCTGCGGCTTCCCGTTCTCGGCGGGGCTCTCGCTGGACTGGGTGCGCGCCGTCCGCAAGATCAACGACCCGCGGCGGCTGGCCCGTGTCCCCGCGGACCTGCCCGTCCACATCGCCGTGGGCACGGAGGACCCCTGCAACCAGGGCATGACGCTCGTGTACGAACTCCTGGAGGACCTCCGCTACGCGGGCGTGCGCGACCTCGGCTGGAAGGGGTACGAGGGCGCGCGGCACGAGATCCTGAACGAGACCAACCGCGACGAGGTGCACCGGGACCTGACGGAGTGGCTGGACGCGCGCGTGGGGTGA
- a CDS encoding MmcQ/YjbR family DNA-binding protein gives MVNADDVRRTALALPDTTEKIAWSMPTFRVAGKMFATVPEDETSIAVRCPKLERDELVLAEPEKFWIAEHEASFAWVRVRLAALDERELRVILADSWRQAAPTRLLDAHPGLGVPAAD, from the coding sequence ATGGTCAACGCCGACGACGTACGCCGTACCGCCCTCGCTCTGCCGGACACGACGGAGAAGATCGCCTGGAGCATGCCGACCTTCCGGGTCGCGGGCAAGATGTTCGCCACGGTCCCCGAGGACGAGACGTCCATCGCCGTGCGCTGCCCGAAGCTGGAGCGGGACGAGCTGGTGCTCGCCGAGCCCGAGAAGTTCTGGATCGCCGAGCACGAGGCGTCCTTCGCGTGGGTGCGGGTGCGGCTCGCCGCGCTCGACGAGCGGGAGCTGCGCGTCATCCTCGCCGACTCCTGGCGCCAGGCCGCGCCCACGCGCCTGCTCGACGCGCACCCGGGGCTCGGGGTACCCGCAGCGGACTAG
- a CDS encoding IS701 family transposase, translating into MVVPCALPISTPVSEVPDPHLASPFSDFTDQVFQNLRRADQRRWAGAYLAGLLITPGKKSVRRLAGAVSASPTAVQSLRQFVSLSPWDWDPVMHELTRWAERHGPAATWAIGRAVLPKRGDRSVGVHRYFDPSTGRTLNCQLGLGAFLCIGGLQVPVDWRLLLPAPWTEDPQLRRRARIPDEVSHRPLWAQALDLVDTLEARTESTAAPVVADMSDDPDAGLFLRGLSQRARDFVVAVPQHQKVLPVGERTPNGPDPVSARAHVSQGNTETVLVTAADGRQQELRVQSVLVRLPGARAGATPEYPYRLFTEVLPDGSQGVMWLTSLTHRRLDNVASLATRRHGTTAAVAGMERHFGLLDFEGRSFPGWYHHMTLVSAAYTYQRLTHRPAPRHLPCCPTPLPQHTRERLHLADR; encoded by the coding sequence ATGGTTGTGCCCTGCGCATTGCCAATATCGACTCCGGTCAGCGAGGTACCCGACCCCCATCTCGCGTCACCCTTCAGCGACTTCACCGACCAGGTCTTCCAGAACCTGCGCCGCGCGGACCAGCGCCGCTGGGCCGGCGCCTATCTGGCGGGGCTGCTCATCACCCCCGGCAAGAAGTCGGTGCGCCGCCTCGCCGGAGCCGTCTCGGCCTCCCCCACCGCGGTGCAGTCCCTGCGCCAGTTCGTGAGCCTCAGCCCATGGGACTGGGATCCGGTCATGCACGAGCTGACCCGGTGGGCGGAGCGCCACGGCCCCGCTGCCACCTGGGCGATCGGCCGTGCGGTGCTGCCCAAGCGCGGCGACCGCTCCGTGGGCGTGCACCGCTACTTCGACCCGAGCACGGGCCGCACCCTCAACTGCCAGCTGGGCCTCGGCGCGTTCCTCTGCATCGGCGGGCTCCAGGTCCCGGTCGACTGGCGGCTGCTGCTGCCCGCGCCCTGGACGGAGGACCCGCAACTGCGCCGCCGCGCGCGCATCCCCGACGAGGTGTCCCACCGTCCGCTGTGGGCGCAGGCCCTGGACCTGGTCGACACCCTGGAGGCCAGGACCGAGTCGACGGCCGCGCCGGTCGTCGCCGACATGAGCGACGACCCCGACGCCGGGCTCTTCCTGCGCGGACTCAGCCAGCGCGCCCGCGATTTCGTCGTCGCCGTGCCCCAGCACCAGAAGGTCCTGCCGGTCGGCGAGCGCACCCCGAACGGCCCGGATCCGGTCAGCGCCCGGGCCCATGTCTCCCAGGGCAACACCGAGACCGTCCTGGTCACGGCCGCGGACGGGCGCCAGCAGGAGCTGCGCGTCCAGTCGGTCCTGGTACGGCTGCCCGGAGCGCGGGCCGGGGCCACCCCGGAGTACCCCTACCGGCTCTTCACCGAGGTGCTCCCGGACGGCAGCCAGGGAGTCATGTGGCTGACCAGCCTCACGCACCGCCGTCTCGACAACGTTGCCTCACTGGCCACCCGTCGTCACGGCACCACCGCGGCCGTCGCGGGCATGGAGCGGCACTTCGGGCTCCTGGACTTCGAGGGCCGCTCCTTCCCCGGCTGGTACCACCACATGACGCTGGTCTCGGCCGCGTACACGTATCAGCGCCTCACGCACCGGCCCGCTCCCCGGCACCTTCCGTGCTGCCCCACGCCGCTGCCGCAGCACACCAGGGAACGGCTGCATCTGGCGGATCGCTAG
- a CDS encoding LysR family transcriptional regulator gives MIEARRLHILRAVADHGTVTAAAAALYLTPSAVSQQLTALEQETGHRLVDRSARGVRLTPAGEILLAHTNAVLAQLERAEAELAAYSSGAAGTVTLAAFATGIGLVVAPALNRLAETAPGIRVRVQDAEGDASLPMVLDRQVDVAVAVEYRGAPGADDARLTRVPLYAEPFDAVLPVTHPLADGGRVPLAGLAKDVWIGPFPGNPCHDVVVLACEQAGFQPVMEHTSDDFRAVVALASAGAGVALVPRSALRGMDVTDVAVRPVDGIAPTRRVFAAVRCGAEEHPLIAPVLAALRDAAAED, from the coding sequence ATGATCGAAGCACGGCGGTTGCACATCTTGCGCGCGGTGGCCGACCACGGCACCGTCACCGCCGCGGCCGCCGCCCTCTATCTCACCCCGTCCGCCGTGTCGCAGCAGCTCACCGCGTTGGAGCAGGAGACGGGGCACCGGCTCGTGGACCGGTCGGCGCGGGGCGTCCGGCTCACGCCCGCGGGCGAGATCCTGCTCGCGCACACGAACGCCGTGCTCGCCCAGCTGGAGCGGGCCGAGGCCGAGCTGGCCGCGTACAGCTCCGGCGCGGCCGGGACGGTGACGCTCGCGGCGTTCGCGACCGGCATCGGCCTGGTCGTGGCGCCCGCCCTGAACCGGCTCGCCGAGACCGCGCCCGGCATCCGGGTGCGCGTCCAGGACGCCGAGGGCGACGCCAGCCTGCCGATGGTGCTCGACCGGCAGGTGGACGTGGCGGTGGCCGTGGAGTACCGCGGCGCGCCGGGCGCCGACGACGCGCGCCTGACACGCGTACCGCTGTACGCCGAACCCTTCGACGCGGTGCTCCCCGTGACGCACCCGCTGGCCGACGGCGGCCGGGTGCCGCTCGCCGGCCTCGCCAAGGACGTGTGGATCGGGCCCTTCCCCGGCAACCCCTGCCACGACGTGGTGGTCCTCGCCTGTGAACAGGCAGGCTTCCAGCCGGTCATGGAACACACGTCGGACGACTTCCGCGCGGTGGTCGCCCTGGCGTCGGCGGGCGCGGGCGTGGCTCTCGTGCCCCGCTCCGCCCTGCGGGGCATGGACGTGACGGACGTGGCGGTCCGGCCCGTGGACGGGATCGCCCCCACGCGACGCGTGTTCGCCGCCGTGCGCTGCGGGGCGGAGGAACACCCCCTGATCGCCCCGGTGCTCGCCGCCCTGAGGGACGCCGCGGCCGAGGACTAG
- a CDS encoding transketolase encodes MTTTTARAHTYADLPGLMALMTGDEKHGPAATSTLDALWVLYDRVLRVTPEGADDPGRDRFLLSKGHGPMAYYAVLAAKGFVPVDWLEGFGSYDSPLGHHPDRLLVPGAEIGSGSLGHGLPLAVGTALGLKARGLTDPHVWVLVGDAELDEGSNHEAIAYAGPAGLERLHTLVIDNASASYARPGGIAARFEAAGWSALTVDGRDHDALYAAFTAPHPGRPHVVVARVESKEFAGEPESA; translated from the coding sequence ATGACGACCACAACGGCACGCGCCCACACCTACGCGGACCTCCCCGGCCTGATGGCCCTGATGACCGGCGACGAGAAGCACGGTCCCGCGGCGACCTCCACCCTCGACGCCCTCTGGGTCCTCTACGACCGTGTGCTGCGGGTCACACCCGAGGGCGCGGACGATCCGGGGCGCGACCGGTTCCTGCTCTCCAAGGGGCACGGGCCGATGGCGTACTACGCGGTCCTCGCCGCCAAGGGCTTCGTGCCCGTGGACTGGCTGGAGGGCTTCGGCTCGTACGACTCGCCGCTCGGGCACCACCCGGACCGGTTGCTCGTCCCGGGCGCCGAGATCGGCAGCGGCTCGCTCGGGCACGGCCTGCCCCTCGCGGTCGGCACCGCCCTCGGCCTCAAGGCCCGCGGGCTCACCGACCCGCACGTGTGGGTGCTCGTCGGGGACGCCGAGCTGGACGAGGGCAGCAACCACGAGGCCATCGCCTACGCCGGGCCCGCGGGCCTGGAGCGGCTGCACACCCTCGTGATCGACAACGCCTCCGCCTCGTACGCGCGCCCCGGCGGCATCGCCGCCCGCTTCGAGGCCGCGGGCTGGTCCGCGCTGACCGTCGACGGCCGGGACCACGACGCCCTGTACGCGGCCTTCACCGCACCGCACCCCGGGCGTCCGCACGTGGTCGTGGCCCGCGTCGAGTCCAAGGAGTTCGCGGGCGAGCCCGAGTCCGCCTGA
- a CDS encoding transketolase: protein MDTMRDRFAPVMTRLLDEDPRVAVVLAEIGVDAFKEAMRAHPDRVINVGIREQLLVGAGAGLALAGLRPVVHTFASFLVERPFEQIKLDFGHQGVGGVLVSAAASFDWPEGGFTHMAPGDVGVLDTLDGWAVHVPGHPDEAETLLRHAVGTGAGAVPSDDKAYVRLSVQSNAAPMPVDGKRFLTVREGRGGVVVAVGPMLDHVLAATEGLDVTVLYATTVRPFDADALRRAVGAGTSADVVLVEPYLAGTSTAAANDALVDVPHRVLGLGVGRAELRRYGRQDDHLRAHGLDPATLRTRITGFLGAGARA, encoded by the coding sequence ATGGACACCATGCGTGACCGTTTCGCCCCCGTCATGACCCGGCTGCTCGACGAGGATCCCCGCGTCGCCGTCGTCCTCGCCGAGATCGGCGTGGACGCCTTCAAGGAGGCGATGCGCGCGCACCCGGACCGGGTGATCAACGTCGGCATCCGCGAGCAGCTCCTCGTGGGCGCCGGGGCCGGCCTGGCGCTCGCGGGCCTCAGGCCCGTCGTGCACACCTTCGCGAGCTTCCTCGTGGAGCGGCCCTTCGAGCAGATCAAGCTGGACTTCGGGCACCAGGGCGTGGGCGGGGTGCTCGTCAGCGCGGCGGCGTCGTTCGACTGGCCCGAGGGCGGCTTCACGCACATGGCCCCGGGTGACGTCGGGGTCCTGGACACCCTGGACGGCTGGGCCGTGCACGTCCCGGGCCACCCGGACGAGGCCGAGACGCTCCTGCGGCACGCCGTGGGCACGGGGGCCGGGGCGGTGCCGTCCGACGACAAGGCCTACGTACGCCTGTCGGTGCAGTCCAACGCGGCGCCGATGCCCGTGGACGGCAAGCGCTTCCTCACCGTGCGGGAGGGGCGCGGGGGCGTGGTCGTCGCCGTCGGCCCGATGCTCGACCACGTCCTCGCGGCGACGGAGGGGCTCGACGTCACCGTCCTGTACGCGACGACGGTGCGGCCCTTCGACGCGGACGCGCTGCGGCGGGCCGTCGGGGCGGGCACCTCGGCCGACGTCGTCCTCGTCGAGCCGTACCTCGCCGGGACGTCCACGGCCGCCGCGAACGACGCGCTCGTCGACGTGCCGCACCGGGTTCTCGGGCTCGGCGTCGGCCGCGCGGAGCTGCGCCGCTACGGCCGCCAGGACGACCACCTCCGGGCCCACGGCCTGGACCCGGCCACCCTCCGCACCCGCATCACGGGCTTCCTCGGCGCGGGGGCCCGGGCCTGA
- the tdh gene encoding L-threonine 3-dehydrogenase, whose translation MKALVKEKAEPGLRLMEVPEPVIGPGDVLIKVLRTGICGTDLHIRAWDGWAQQAISAPLIVGHEFVGEVVETGRDVADVTAGDLVSGEGHLVCGKCRNCLAGRRHLCRATVGLGVGRDGAFAEYVALPASNVWVHRVPVDLDIAAIFDPFGNAVHTALSFPLVGEDVLITGAGPIGLMAAAVARHAGARNVVVTDVSEERLVLARKVGVSLALNVADATIADGQRELGLREGFDVGLEMSGNPRAMRDMVANMTHGGKIAMLGLPSEEFAVDWARIVTSMITIKGIYGREMFETWYAMSVLLEGGLDLSPVITGRYGHRDFQEAFDDAASGRGGKVILDWTA comes from the coding sequence GTGAAGGCGCTGGTCAAGGAGAAAGCGGAGCCCGGGCTCCGTCTCATGGAGGTACCGGAGCCGGTCATCGGCCCCGGTGACGTCCTGATCAAGGTGCTGCGCACCGGGATCTGCGGGACCGATCTGCACATCCGGGCCTGGGACGGCTGGGCGCAGCAGGCGATCTCGGCCCCCCTGATCGTCGGGCACGAGTTCGTCGGCGAGGTCGTCGAGACCGGCCGGGACGTCGCGGACGTCACGGCGGGCGACCTGGTCAGCGGCGAGGGCCACCTGGTGTGCGGCAAGTGCCGCAACTGCCTGGCCGGACGGCGCCACCTGTGCCGCGCCACGGTCGGGCTCGGCGTGGGGCGCGACGGCGCGTTCGCGGAGTACGTCGCGCTGCCCGCGAGCAACGTCTGGGTGCACCGGGTGCCGGTCGACCTCGACATAGCGGCGATCTTCGACCCGTTCGGCAACGCCGTGCACACCGCCCTGTCCTTCCCGCTGGTCGGCGAGGACGTGCTGATCACCGGAGCCGGGCCGATCGGCCTGATGGCCGCCGCCGTCGCGCGGCACGCGGGCGCCCGCAACGTCGTCGTCACCGACGTCAGCGAGGAGCGCCTGGTGCTCGCCCGCAAGGTCGGCGTCAGCCTCGCCCTCAACGTCGCCGACGCGACGATCGCCGACGGCCAGCGGGAGCTGGGCCTGCGCGAGGGCTTCGACGTGGGCCTGGAGATGTCCGGCAACCCGCGCGCGATGCGCGACATGGTCGCCAACATGACCCACGGCGGCAAGATCGCCATGCTCGGCCTGCCGTCCGAGGAGTTCGCGGTCGACTGGGCGCGGATCGTCACTTCCATGATCACGATCAAGGGCATCTACGGCCGCGAGATGTTCGAGACGTGGTACGCGATGTCCGTGCTCCTCGAAGGCGGCCTCGACCTCTCGCCCGTCATCACCGGCCGCTACGGCCACCGCGACTTCCAGGAAGCCTTCGACGACGCGGCGAGCGGCCGCGGCGGCAAGGTCATCCTCGACTGGACCGCCTGA